A stretch of the Theileria equi strain WA chromosome 1, complete sequence genome encodes the following:
- a CDS encoding 1-deoxy-D-xylulose 5-phosphate reductoisomerase, putative (encoded by transcript BEWA_017980A) translates to MDITTVVCIILLAYTPCKSFLYQFNRHKILRNSTSLYNGDPTHHCKSSPIRVAIMGSTGSIGTQALDIISKMNEGDEKFKVVALTAKENFQLLSRQIEKFKPEVAHIYEYADSLRELVSDKTEIITGKRALLDLCNSDIYDLLVLGISGSAGIEPTIAAAKSGKRIALANKESIVSAGDILKNVVRECGSIILPVDSEHNAIYQCLSPIATNNEAHSQSICNIPESIINSIKMLVLTSSGGPFREVDASLFGKMKVSDNISHPVWSMGAKITVDSSTMMNKGLEIIEAHHLFGIPVDKIGVLVHKECIVHSMVEFMDNSIISQMYLPDMRLPIAYALNWPKRIHNSLPSLDLTKYTLSFANPDFEKFPSLKLAYRVGKVGGLFPAVLNAANDRANELFRMDMVSYDEMFNLVKTTVENFNPDKYSNDLQDILEADKWAKDHVDKLHKRK, encoded by the coding sequence ATGGATATTACTACAGTTGTTTGTATCATACTTCTTGCCTATACACCTTGTAAATCCTTTTTATACCAATTTAATCGTCATAAAATATTAAGAAATTCAACATCTCTTTATAATGGTGATCCAACCCATCATTGCAAATCTTCACCAATCAGGGTAGCTATTATGGGAAGTACTGGTTCCATAGGTACACAAGCCTTGGATATTATATCAAAAATGAATGAAGGCGATGAAAAATTCAAAGTTGTAGCCCTGACAGCAAAAGAAAATTTTCAATTGTTGTCTAGACAAATCGAAAAGTTCAAACCTGAAGTTGCACATATATATGAATATGCTGATTCATTGAGGGAGCTTGTAAGTGATAAAACAGAAATAATCACGGGGAAAAGGGCACTTTTGGATCTATGCAATTCAGATATCTATGATTTGTTGGTTCTTGGCATCTCTGGTTCTGCCGGAATTGAACCCACGATCGCTGCTGCAAAATCTGGAAAAAGGATAGCACTTGCCAACAAGGAATCGATTGTATCTGCTGGGGATATATTAAAAAATGTTGTTAGAGAATGTGGGAGTATCATTTTACCCGTTGACTCTGAACACAATGCTATATATCAGTGTTTATCACCCATAGCTACCAACAATGAAGCCCATTCACAATCCATCTGCAATATACCAGAAAGCATAATCAACAGTATCAAAATGCTGGTACTAACTAGCAGTGGTGGCCCTTTTAGGGAAGTTGACGCCTCTctatttggaaaaatgaAAGTAAGTGATAATATTTCACACCCAGTTTGGTCGATGGGAGCAAAGATTACAGTAGACTCATCTACTATGATGAATAAGGGGTTGGAGATAATAGAAGCTCATCATTTGTTTGGAATACCAGTGGATAAAATAGGAGTTCTAGTACACAAGGAGTGCATAGTACATTCTATGGTAGAATTCATGGATAATTCTATAATATCTCAGATGTACCTACCGGATATGAGGTTGCCTATAGCCTATGCACTAAATTGGCCAAAGCGCATCCATAACAGCTTACCATCTCTAGATTTAACTAAATACACATTATCGTTTGCAAACCCagactttgaaaagtttcCATCCCTAAAACTTGCGTACCGAGTTGGAAAAGTGGGTGGACTATTTCCAGCAGTTTTAAATGCGGCAAATGATAGGGCTAACGAGCTATTTAGAATGGATATGGTGTCTTATGATGAAATGTTTAATCTTGTTAAAACAACTGTAGAGAATTTTAATCCTGACAAATACTCAAATGATCTACAAGATATATTAGAAGCGGACAAATGGGCAAAGGACCATGTTGATAAGTTACATAAAAGGAAATAG
- a CDS encoding hypothetical protein (encoded by transcript BEWA_017990A), whose amino-acid sequence MTNPTILLQGSVFKEECNKYVKKLAEFAVEYCGLKSSKNVNRVDLKKSLLNLTRGISLTGFVKSLSIQDKKHFLNFVSMECPVTCPNKKVIIPPIESMPCNVMKSCKKLRNFFGVPELQVCRGCIKKSRCRRYQQIERDIPDLSDLASVMIGVHSICKIHIDGSDLVVPEFAFRELPSVIKMLDALGKYFKDNPTVVEIPRGDEKACNRELKKRKKQKELEKLETLKEKIFNIPRGFNIMPKETTYMASFQRNLYNSLPKRKHKESDYVWVPDIGDTTIINRDNKLEKINNAKLESDAPFMNDSKDINVGKIEELGINDVEFRMEYSKPIGSEVNIVRYDVINDEFVQGIKINANGRVIIDLDKNLDENRSLPINGLEMYRIPSPQKLAMYEGFLKTLPSKTRSLSFLKRVPYNYKCQSSGETLRQPEDTTKEDLENLTDIALAINAK is encoded by the coding sequence ATGACAAACCCAACTATACTACTTCAGGGATCAGTTTTTAAGGAGGAATGTAACAAATATGTGAAAAAATTAGCGGAATTTGCTGTAGAATATTGTGGACTGAAAAGTTCCAAAAATGTCAACAGAGTTGACCTAAAAAAGAGTCTTTTAAATCTAACTAGAGGCATATCACTGACCGGTTTCGTAAAATCCCTGTCAATACAGGATAAGAAGCACTTTCTAAATTTTGTATCTATGGAATGTCCAGTAACATGTCCAAATAAAAAGGTAATTATTCCGCCAATAGAATCTATGCCATGTAATGTCATGAAGTCTTGTAAGAAGCTACGCAACTTCTTCGGAGTCCCAGAACTTCAAGTTTGCAGAGGGTGCATAAAGAAAAGTAGATGCAGAAGATATCAGCAGATAGAAAGGGATATACCAGATTTAAGTGATTTAGCATCTGTCATGATCGGTGTACATTCCATTTGCAAAATTCATATCGATGGGAGTGACTTAGTCGTACCAGAGTTCGCTTTCAGGGAGTTGCCTTCCGTAATAAAAATGCTGGATGCCCTAGGAAAATATTTTAAGGACAATCCCACCGTAGTAGAAATACCTAGAGGTGACGAAAAAGCGTGTAATAGAGAACTCAaaaaaaggaagaagcaGAAAGAATTGGAAAAGTTAGAAACGTTAAAGGAGAAGATATTTAACATTCCAAGGGGATTCAATATTATGCCTAAAGAAACCACATACATGGCATCATTCCAGAGGAATTTGTATAACAGTTTGCCGAAGAGAAAACATAAAGAAAGTGACTATGTTTGGGTACCAGATATAGGAGATACCACAATCATTAATCGAGATAATAAGTTGGAAAAGATTAATAATGCAAAACTAGAGAGTGATGCACCCTTTATGAACGATAGTAAAGATATAAATGTGGGAAAAATAGAGGAACTCGGCATTAACGATGTAGAATTTAGAATGGAGTATTCCAAACCTATAGGCAGTGAAGTAAATATCGTAAGATACGATGTAATAAACGATGAGTTCGTACAAGGGATCAAAATAAATGCaaatggaagagtgataATAGACTTGGACAAAAATTTAGACGAAAATAGAAGCCTGCCTATCAATGGACTTGAAATGTATAGAATACCTTCTCCACAAAAATTAGCTATGTACGAAGGTTTTCTCAAAACCCTTCCATCTAAAACACGATCActttcatttttaaaacgTGTACCATATAACTACAAATGTCAAAGCTCAGGGGAAACATTAAGGCAACCTGAAGATACAACAAAAGAAGATTTAGAAAATTTAACGGATATAGCACTAGCTATAAATGCTAAGTAA
- a CDS encoding vacuolar membrane sorting protein pep18, putative (encoded by transcript BEWA_018000A), which yields MPIKISVEIKPIRGIPRRTITTLAMANNSLWFGLTNGNVLKFSHEDEYASDVSPRIGDVSSDYAILKTQKSGGSEVRHIYVDSKSFHCLICLASGDNWYANFQSDEMYFLRKLQSVFIRSLAFTDSTDVDSTGPFLIGSQHGSLIEGNIDHKNKQFFFKTLHVLSDGEPVLSIELVPIFFRGARSFLIIATTTKRLYEFFGGFTFEETFSKYSSSTGLRYEVPLAAPYGELLTTEKDDGSHNVFWINATGILFSTIPRIINDDAVSCLAFPPTIIAYPTGFKSLIFSNSNKKIQKHHDNKNSFLSKPAEYMPKNSVALNNHLFLLFDEIILVINIIIGQQVALFPLPYSTYGEMKRIVKDPISGILCILSSDGIYEVVVQNESDDSWHHYMLKGDIKNAMLCCKTSAQRDKVSFKAAHDYFERGMYKEAAKMYANVENSFPEIEAVYLKFINLNQELALIEYITGKIQTMNITKEYPRFIILTIWVVELISYKLRSLSLMMQSGPINKGLRELYETLKLKFSRLLLSIKDIYELRAPINFILHTMGCDDECIEYAKVRNDTFTVICYHISSENYTGALSELSQMPPDEKRDSLFLRFAPIIFIGASDAFSNATFNSLSPNLLVPILSLSVVLDNPIYLEHSLSILKRILLTHPIPLDKSCKSVLWSLFIILLSNLPDEKPLLEVLLDDICFSNYDLSISLRYLRKKSLDSDSIWKVPFIHLLSLCGIINDALDLALEQGNIQLAQMCAMKPVDDFDKRKLWLRILEHSSKSDTLSISPILEQSKGFIKITDVLEYLPDDSRVGDLKDVVNNFLTKFEDNMQEKRQEIAYLCGCIEETKADIQYISKRCVKISPNQICTVCGNVVFLRDFIVFPCEHTFHRGCIAKTLYGLLGGADLIEFKAIKKRFDETQDEKTEAEYNDYLSKACLLCGYPILLLASQPFIFDNDSEEIEKWAIN from the exons ATGCCCATAAAGATTAGCGTAGAAATAAAACCCATCCGAGGTATACCTCGAAGAACAATAACTACGCTTGCTATGGCAAATAACTCACTTTGGTTTGGATTAACCAATGGAAATGTGTTGAAATTTTCGCACGAAGACGAATATGCCAGCGATGTGTCTCCTAGAATAGGTGACGTATCTTCTGACTATGCTATATTGAAGACGCAAAAAAGTGGAG GATCAGAAGTTAGACACATTTATGTAGATTCCAAATCCTTTCATTGTTTGATTTGTCTGGCATCAGGTGATAACTGGTATGCAAATTTTCAGAGTGATGAAATGTACTTCTTGCGAAAACTACAAAGTGTTTTCATAAGATCTCTAGCATTTACAGATTCAACAGATGTAGATTCAACTGGGCCTTTTTTAATAGGTTCACAGCATGGGTCATTGATAGAAGGAAATATAGACCACAAGAACAAACAGTTTTTTTTCAAAACACTCCATGTTTTGAGCGATGGAGAGCCTGTTTTGAGTATAGAGTTGGTTCCCATATTTTTCAGGGGAGCCCGTTCATTTCTAATTATCGCAACAACTACCAAGAGATTGTATGAATTTTTCGGTGGGTTTACTTTTGAAGAGACTTTTTCTAAGTATTCTAGTAGTACCGGACTCAGATATGAGGTTCCCCTTGCGGCTCCATACGGTGAGTTACTAACAACCGAAAAGGACGATGGGAGTCATAATGTGTTCTGGATAAACGCTACAGGTATATTATTTTCTACTATACCTCGTATAATAAATGATGATGCCGTATCATGTCTTGCTTTTCCACCTACAATCATAGCATATCCTACCGGATTTAAGTCGTTGATATTCTCAAATTCCAACAAAAAGATTCAGAAACATCATGATAACAAAAATTCGTTTCTTTCAAAGCCTGCCGAATACATGCCAAAAAATTCAGTGGCTCTAAACAACCACCTCTTTCTTTTGTTTGATGAAATCATTCTTGTCATAAACATTATAATTGGACAACAAGTAGCTTTGTTTCCACTACCTTATAGCACATACGGtgaaatgaaaaggatagtAAAGGATCCAATTTCTGGAATactttgtattttatctTCCGATGGAATTTACGAAGTCGTAGTACAAAACGAATCCGATGATTCTTGGCATCATTATATGCTAAAGGGCGATATAAAAAACGCAATGTTATGTTGTAAAACTAGCGCACAGAGGGATAAAGTTTCTTTTAAAGCAGCTCATGATTATTTTGAGAGGGGAATGTATAAAGAAGCTGCAAAAATGTATGCAAATGTGGAAAATAGTTTCCCAGAGATCGAGGCTGTGTATCTAAAATTTATTAATTTAAATCAGGAGCTCGCACTTATAGAATATATTACGGGAAAAATCCAAACTATGAATATAACAAAAGAATACCCTCGTTTCATAATTTTAACTATTTGGGTTGTGGAATTAATTTCTTATAAACTTAGGAGTTTATCACTAATGATGCAAAGTGGTCCTATAAATAAAGGATTAAGAGAGCTATATGAGACTTTAAAGTTAAAATTTTCCAGGCTTTTGCTATCTATAAAGGATATATATGAACTTCGTGCCCCAATTAACTTTATATTGCATACTATGGGATGTGACGATGAATGTATAGAATACGCTAAAGTAAGGAATGACACATTCACTGTTATATGCTATCACATAAGTAGCGAAAATTATACTGGTGCTCTAAGTGAATTATCTCAAATGCCACCTGATGAAAAGAGAGATTCTTTGTTTTTACGATTTGCTCCAATAATATTCATAGGTGCTTCAGATGCCTTCTCAAATGCAACATTCAATTCCCTATCCCCAAATCTTCTTGTTCCAATACTGTCTCTATCTGTAGTTTTAGACAACCCAATCTACCTTGAACATTCACTgagtattttaaaaaggatTTTACTAACTCACCCGATTCCACTTGACAAATCTTGCAAATCGGTGCTTTGGTCTCTATTCATAATCCTTCTTTCTAACTTACCGGATGAAAAACCGCTTCTAGAGGTTTTGTTAGACGATATCTGTTTTTCAAACTATGATCTTTCGATATCACTCAGGTATTTGCGAAAGAAATCTCTTGACTCTGACTCAATTTGGAAGGTCCCATTTATACATCTACTGAGCTTGTGTGGAATTATCAATGATGCCTTGGATTTAGCATTAGAACAAGGAAATATCCAATTGGCACAAATGTGTGCAATGAAACCagttgatgattttgaCAAACGCAAACTGTGGTTAAGAATTTTGGAGCACAGTTCCAAAAGTGACACCCTTTCAATTTCCCCTATTCTGGAACAATCAAAGggatttataaaaattACC GATGTTCTCGAATATCTTCCGGATGACTCAAGGGTTGGTGATTTAAAGGACGTAGTAAATAATTTCCTAACAAAGTTCGAAGACAATATGCAAGAAAAGAGGCAAGAAATTGCATATCTTTGTGGGTGTATAGAGGAAACCAAAGCCGATATACAATATATTTCCAAGAGATGTGTAAAGATATCACCCAATCAAATATGCACTGTTTGTGGAAATGTAGTATTTTTAAGAGATTTCATAGTATTTCCGTGTGAACACACTTTTCACCGCGGATGCATCGCAAAAACACTTTATGGCCTACTAGGAGGTGCCGATTTGATTGAATTTAAAGCCATTAAAAAGAGATTTGATGAAACCCAGGATGAGAAGACTGAAGCTGAGTATAATGATTACTTATCAAAAGCATGTTTATTGTGTGGTTATCCGATACTTTTGCTGGCTTCTCAGCCATTTATTTTCGATAACGATTCCGAAGAAATCGAAAAGTGGGCCATTAACTAG
- a CDS encoding hypothetical protein (encoded by transcript BEWA_018010A) → MIHTLYSTLRTASSLFRDSCINNRSIICRSIYTSGVRYDGSPEDLGPPIKKPRKYFDMKTFRQFLKQQKTHEIETEKRAIAKAHAKSPPDGWEILDFLKAINVGDGAEVIAESFNSWNEFISSTLEELYSNTSMTNKQRRTVFKYITLYNHGLWPNENKLDYVNTFQAPPLKHEGEPWNEESDAKLLELAEYYDADFGDPWIYISWEMQRTIEDVQDRYIEIFTKPKNRDKECDISITRSHKPLLMNRKFKIDPPFLYIIPSEENFPLSAIYVNDENTVPKAEHIFSDKFKRYRNDSCFKIE, encoded by the exons ATGATCCATACGTTATATAGCACATTAAGAACGGCTAGTTCATTGTTTCGCGATTCCTGTATAAATAACCGGAGTATAATATGCAGGAGTATATACACATCCGGAGTTAGATACGATGGCTCTCCGGAGGACTTAG GCCCTCCTATTAAGAAGCCAAGGAAGTATTTTGACATGAAGACATTTCGACAATTTCTGAAGCAACAAAAGACACACGAAATTGAAACAGAAAAACGGGCCATTGCTAAGGCTCATGCCAAAAGTCCTCCCG ATGGGTGGGAGATCCTAGACTTCCTTAAAGCTATAAATGTTGGAGATGGAGCAGAGGTCATAGCGGAATCATTTAACTCATGGAATGAATTCATTAGTTCCACTTTAGAG GAACTCTATTCAAATACTTCAATGACAAACAAACAAAGACGTACCGTTTTCAAATATATCAC GTTGTATAACCATGGTTTGTGGCCAAATGAAAACAAGTTAGATTACGTAAATACTTTCCAA GCACCTCCGCTAAAACATGAAGGAGAGCCATGGAATGAGGAATCAGATGCCAAACTATTAGAACTTGCCGAATATTATGATGCAGATTTTGGGGATCCGTGGATATATATATCTTGGGAGATGCAAAGAACCATTGAAGATGTTCAGGATAGATATATCGAAATCTTTACAAAACCCAAG AATCGAGACAAAGAGTGTGATATATCTATAACTAGATCACACAAACCTTTATTAATGAATAGAAAATTCAAAATTGATCCACCATTTCTGTATATTATCCCATCTGAAGAAAATTTTCCGTTAAGCGCTATATATGTCAACGATGAAAACACAGTGCCAAAGGCGGAACACATATTTTCtgataaatttaaaaggTATAGGAATGATTCCTGTTTTAAAATTGAATAA
- a CDS encoding hypothetical protein (encoded by transcript BEWA_018020A): protein MSGRIRGKHYYTGYLEISSVGIADILPINSIICINKTEKTQKQKIRRITSAVNTSNSDHTIAQNKIDTNLKEGFPGLTVDVYSYEDKYEKLMYRLRRLNKRAERLNTTKTPLSIQLDSSDAEKIAKLRINSNLNTILQRKLRIPRVLEFIDAALQVNLNYLEGNFKKVGILSDYKNNPWSEENLYEYFSECVQLESYQLICGKIRYTNVDLSKYEPLPEFLQLDGPKCNTNPVDIHKKISEQFLKGNEETNIELVNENEIIITISFYHHMRGHKFREFDVLASQTLSDITDTFNCSSIISGDRTLKLKGSCYMINGTLYPDLRNGACDYSVNLVEFYESYKPGVLKSITPINQSDAVLGDIKLPVYTPGYFIHHGECEHRIMITKIRTFDKSRDCPYVSCYPVHIFVSRKHTKDCQICDLNKVDKTVFNSQLLPNNPAYMCNECFKHMNSIKLKTGLYFSKGLVSSTSIDYNEE from the exons ATGTCCGGTAGGATAAGAGGAAAACATTATTATACTGGATATTTAGAAATTTCCAGTGTAGGAATAGCTGATATACTGCCTATAAATAGTATTATATGCATCAACAAGACAGAAAAAACTCAGAAACAGAAAATCAGAAGGATTACTTCGGCTGTAAACACATCTAACTCAGACCATACAATTGCACAGAACAAAATAGATACAAACTTAAAGGAAGGCTTTCCTGGACTAACTGTTGACGTATATAGCTATGAAGATAAGTATGAAAAACTTATGTACCGTCTAAGAAGACTAAATAAAAGGGCAGAAAGACTAAATACTACAAAAACACCATTGTCTATTCAATTGGATAGTTCTGATGCAGAGAAAATTGCTAAACTTAGAATAAATTCAAATTTAAATACGATATTACAAAGGAAGTTAAGGATTCCTAGAGTTTTAGAATTCATAGATGCAGCTTTGCAGGTTAATTTAAATTATTTAGAAGGTAATTTTAAGAAAGTAGGGATTTTATCTGATTACAAAAACAATCCCTGGTCTGAAGAAAACTTATATGAGTACTTTTCAGAATGTGTACAGTTGGAGAGTTACCAACTCATTTGTGGAAAAATACGATATACAAATGTAGATTTAAGCAAATATGAACCACTTCCAGAATTTTTACAGTTAGATGGGCCTAAATGTAACACTAACCCCGTGGATATACACAAGAAAATTTCTGAACAATTTTTGAAAGGTAATGAAGAAACTAACATTGAGCTTGTTAATGAAAATGAGATAATAATAACTATAagtttttatcatcatatGAGAGGTCATAAATTTAGAGAATTCGATGTTCTGGCATCGCAAACACTTTCGGATATCACCGATACATTCAACTGTTCATCGATAATATCAGGAGATCGCACCCTAAAACTAAAG GGATCATGTTATATGATCAATGGCACATTATACCCAGACTTAAGGAATGGAGCCTGTGATTATTCAGTTAATCTGGTAGAATTTTATGAAAGCTACAAGCCGGGAGTGCTAAAATCAATAACTCCAATCAATCAAAGTGACGCTGTTCTTGGAGACATAAAACTTCCTGTCTACACGCCAGGGTATTTTATTCATCATGGAGAATGTGAACACAGAATAATGATTACAAAAATTCGAACATTCGACAAATCAAGAGACTGCCCATATGTATCATGCTATCCTGTTCATATCTTCGTATCCAGGAAACACACAAAGGACTGCCAAATATGTGACCTAAATAAAGTAGACAAGACCGTATTCAACTCCCAGTTACTCCCGAACAATCCAGCATATATGTGTAACGAATGCTTCAAACACATGAATAGCATAAAACTGAAGACAGGTTTGTACTTTAGCAAAGGACTCGTGTCCTCAACATCAATCGATTATAACGAAGAGTGA
- a CDS encoding 60S ribosomal protein L27e, putative (encoded by transcript BEWA_018030A), translated as MGKLLRPGRIVIVLSGRRAGCKGIIVQTNENSSKRRPYSNCLIAGIEKPPRKVTKKMSKTKVEKRLKIKTFVKYINVNHLMPTRYMVSSSIDPKSLVTDEQMENKASRKSARKAVKLVLEECFSKPESADSSAKGSKDTAFLKKKLRF; from the exons ATGGGTAAATTATTGAGACCTGGGCGTATTGTCATTGTTCTTAGTGGCCGCAGGGCTGGATGCAAGGGGATTATCGTTCAAACCAACGAGAATTCAAGCAAACGCAGGCCATATAGCAATTGTCTAATAGCTGGAATCGAAAAACCACCAAGAAAGGTCACCAAAAAGATGTCAAAGACTAAGGTGGAGAAAAGACTTAAGATCAAAACCTTTGTCAAGTACATTAATGTAAATCACTTGATGCCAACCAG GTATATGGTAAGCAGCAGTATAGACCCTAAATCGCTGGTCACCGATGAACAAATGGAGAACAAGGCCTCAAGGAAGAGCGCCAGAAAGGCTGTAAAACTCGTTTTGGAGGAATG cTTTTCTAAACCAGAATCGGCTGACTCTTCTGCCAAGGGTAGCAAGGACACTGCCTTCCTAAAGAAGAAGCTTAGGTTTTAA
- a CDS encoding hypothetical protein (encoded by transcript BEWA_018040A), with translation MMYNDGLTSLTLQQRDLLSRLTSASSDPVPGYLYNEIIELIKSDISLLGIVQDYCINKLSRKEPYIKYKCLKLLKHLCNQLPNDFIRSKVTQSQVLLQCRGYKAQFSEYNGDYLSKLIRTEVEDLIKVVCSYDSSFDSNNSIAVDTMKDRIIGFGNSGHSNASNNGFHSQPSIDYQQSSKMVGFGNQVAPDTSYSMFSRNGTLKMLSEVANKYLSSEIVEKIEKVGSAITTTAMEQIEKHIGYGSADRKFSPSIPQHSYHNVAPRINTYGTHIDHKIPILSTDDNSLVASDEKYHIPGEEEVKFAKEMISFTGIKISPSPQLIEEFIKKMDTMDKQVIVDELLKHLNSRSNKWQTHFRILSILESFLIKGILSQRIVDGFKSTAIPIFDKCKLESQLHNKATKLVNLICDYTGPSYDMETSAKSVKQSQSIPSDEISNDLDLLSFDRSAKEKHKPTTEDIDLFNLNTPANIAHTTANNLGEKETNTVDDPFSFLGDTLKGYTKPSHQIDLL, from the exons ATGATGTATAACGATGGCTTAACGTCGTTAACTTTGCAACAACGTGATTTGCTGAGTAGACTAACATCGGCTAGCTCAGACCCAGTACCTGGATATTTATATAACGAAATCATAGAATTAATAAAGTCAGATATATCTCTACTAGGTATTGTTCAAGATTACTGTATAAACAAACTAAGCCGTAAGGAGCCTTATATCAAGTACAAGTGTTTAAAACTACTAAAACACTTATGCAATCAGCTTCCTAATGATTTTATTAGATCAAAAGTTACTCAATCACAGGTTTTACTACAGTGTAGAGGTTATAAGGCACAGTTTAGTGAGTACAACGGTGACTATTTATCTAAACTTATCAGGACCGAGGTAGAGGACCTCATTAAGGTCGTCTGCTCGTATGATTCATCATTTGATTCAAACAATTCTATTGCAGTGGACACTATGAAAGATAGAATTATAGGATTCGGAAATTCCGGGCATTCAAATGCGTCTAATAATGGGTTCCACTCTCAGCCTAGTATTGATTATCAACAGAGTTCTAAAATGGTTGGTTTTGGCAACCAGGTAGCTCCAGATACCTCATACAGTATGTTCAGTAGAAATGGaactttgaaaatgttGAGTGAGGTCGCAAataaatatttatcatCGGAGATCGTAGAGAAGATAGAAAAGGTTGGTTCAGCGATAACAACAACCGCAATGGAACAAATTGAAAAACATATTGGGTATGGTTCTGCAGACAGAAAATTTTCTCCAAGCATTCCGCAACATAGCTATCACAACGTGGCCCCGAGAATAAATACATATGGAACACATATTGACCATAAAATTCCTATTTTATCAACAGATGATAATAGTTTAGTCGCATctgatgaaaaatatcatATTCCAG GAGAAGAGGAAGttaaatttgcaaaagaaATGATTTCTTTTACCGGAATAAAAAtttctccatctccacAGCTGATTGAGGAATTTATTAAAAAAATGGATACTATGGATAAGCAAGTTATTGTAGACGAGCTTCTCAAACATTTGAACAGTAGATCGAACAAGTGGCAAACCCATTTCAGAATTTTATCCATTCTAGAATCATTTCTAATTAAGGGCATACTTAGCCAAAGGATAGTTGATGGATTTAAATCCACGGCAATTCCAATTTTCGACAAGTGTAAGTTAGAATCTCAGTTGCATAATAAAGCAACAAAGCTTGTAAACTTGATTTGTGATTACACTGGACCATCATACGATATGGAAACCAGTGCTAAAAGCGTTAAACAGTCTCAGTCAATACCTTCAGATGAGATTTCAAATGATCTTGATTTACTATCATTTGATCGATCCGCAAAGGAGAAACATAAACCTACCACAGAAGACATTGACTTATTCAACCTAAACACACCAGCAAACATCGCGCACACGACTGCAAACAACCTTGGCGAGAAAGAGACGAACACTGTTGATGACCCCTTCTCATTCCTAGGAGATACTCTCAAGGGTTACACAAAACCATCACACCAAATtgatttattataa
- a CDS encoding hypothetical protein (encoded by transcript BEWA_018050A) has protein sequence MSSKARTVAAASKTRLHYHSAIGTHRLSPRPLKNILYPYHRNYKPVYRARNARTPSYYWPEIDKYPWHSHQKRFPAQESLGIEFFSEFVKRDERIRTLYETLHPLPLRGVNCLVWKPVKYKESDSPANRKIIKINDLNYVVDEETRNNTYYLIKSIDYRLRPFKAKIIADLYMKDSLIKSNISPVGSVRGIWRYSFPYKFSDCDLNLNDKDTYKNIAFKVSDLNLYRPNNIRPFKNLCKD, from the exons ATGTCGTCAAAAGCTAGGACTGTTGCTGCAGCCTCTAAGACACGACTTCATTATCACAGTGCAATTGGAACGCACAGGTTAAGCCCGCGTCCCCTTAAAAACATATTATATCCGTACCATCGCAACTATAAACCTGTATATAGAGCTAGGAATGCTAGAACACCGT CATACTACTGGCCAGAGATTGATAAATACCCTTGGCATTCTCACCAAAAAAGATTCCCTGCGCAAGAATCCTTAGGTATAGAGTTTTTCTCTGAATTTGTGAAAAGAGATGAACGTATACGTACTTTATATGAAACGTTACACCCTTTACCACTGCGCGGCGTCAACTGCCTGGTTTGGAAACCAGTAAAATACAAGGAATCAGATAGCCCAGCAAATAGAAAGATCATCAAGATAAATGATCTTAACTATGTTGTAGACGAAGAAACACGTAACAATACCTATTACTTAATAAAGAGTATTGACTACAGG TTACGACCTTTCAAAGCCAAGATTATAGCAGATTTATACATGAAAG ATTCACTGATAAAAAGTAATATTAGTCCAGTTGGTTCTGTTAGAGGGATATGGCGATACTCATTTCCGTATAAATTTTCAGACTGCgatttaaatttaaatgaCAAAGATACCTACAAAAATATTGCGTTTAAGGTCTCAGATTTGAACTTGTATAGACCTAACAACATCAGACCTTTTAAAAACCTCTGTAAGGACTAA